In Janibacter alkaliphilus, the following proteins share a genomic window:
- the groES gene encoding co-chaperone GroES, which translates to MSVSLKPLEDRIVVQAVDAEQTTASGLVIPDTAKEKPQEGEVVAVGPGRFNDDGDERVPMDISVGDRVIYSKYGGTEVKHGGADYLILSARDVLAIVG; encoded by the coding sequence GTGTCGGTTTCGCTCAAGCCGCTCGAGGACCGCATCGTCGTGCAGGCGGTCGACGCCGAGCAGACCACGGCCTCCGGTCTCGTCATCCCGGACACCGCCAAGGAGAAGCCGCAGGAGGGCGAGGTCGTCGCCGTCGGCCCCGGCCGCTTCAACGACGACGGTGACGAGCGCGTCCCGATGGACATCTCCGTCGGCGACCGCGTCATCTACAGCAAGTACGGCGGCACCGAGGTCAAGCACGGCGGCGCCGACTACCTCATCCTCAGCGCCCGCGACGTGCTCGCGATCGTCGGCTGA
- a CDS encoding Bug family tripartite tricarboxylate transporter substrate binding protein: protein MPDQPEQPPPTATEATSRRTVLRAGAGVLGLAVIGAAAYDAASSGGGSGARTNLTLVAPASAGGGWDSAAREAQQALRANAIVTNSTVLNIPGAGGTIGLSEVVNSLRGDATNLMVMGMVMLGAIEVNGSGVTMEEVTPIARLTDDYDVVVVPADSPLQSMDDLVAEWTQDPSGFTWGGGSLGSVDQMIIAQLALGEEIDPPDVSYLAYSGGGELATSLLSGTIRASVSGYQDFKDQVDAGRLRALAVCAPEPVDIIDLPTLRDEGYDVSITNWRGVVAPPGITDEERAELEAIVTEWVQTPEWQDAITRNQWTNTFLVGAEFETYLQEQTEYVAGIWEEFGY from the coding sequence ATGCCGGACCAGCCGGAGCAGCCGCCCCCGACGGCCACCGAGGCCACCAGCCGCCGCACCGTGCTGCGGGCCGGCGCCGGGGTGCTGGGGCTGGCGGTCATCGGCGCGGCCGCCTACGACGCCGCCTCCTCAGGCGGCGGATCCGGCGCCCGCACCAACCTCACCCTGGTCGCCCCGGCCAGCGCCGGGGGCGGCTGGGACAGCGCCGCCCGGGAGGCGCAGCAGGCGCTGCGCGCCAACGCCATCGTCACCAACAGCACGGTGCTCAACATCCCGGGCGCCGGGGGGACCATCGGCCTCAGCGAGGTCGTCAACTCGCTGCGCGGCGACGCCACCAACCTCATGGTCATGGGGATGGTCATGCTCGGAGCCATCGAGGTCAACGGCTCCGGGGTGACCATGGAGGAGGTCACCCCGATCGCCCGGCTCACCGACGACTACGACGTCGTCGTCGTCCCCGCCGACTCGCCGCTGCAGTCGATGGACGACCTCGTCGCCGAGTGGACCCAGGACCCCAGCGGCTTCACCTGGGGCGGCGGCTCGCTCGGCTCGGTCGACCAGATGATCATCGCCCAGCTCGCCCTCGGCGAGGAGATCGACCCGCCCGACGTCAGCTACCTCGCCTACTCCGGCGGCGGCGAGCTGGCCACCTCGCTGCTCTCGGGGACGATCCGCGCCTCGGTCAGCGGCTACCAGGACTTCAAGGACCAGGTGGACGCCGGCCGGCTGCGCGCGCTGGCGGTGTGCGCCCCGGAGCCGGTGGACATCATCGACCTGCCCACGCTGCGCGACGAGGGCTACGACGTGAGCATCACCAACTGGCGCGGCGTCGTCGCCCCACCGGGCATCACCGACGAGGAGCGCGCCGAGCTCGAGGCCATCGTCACCGAGTGGGTGCAGACCCCGGAGTGGCAGGACGCGATCACCCGCAACCAGTGGACCAACACCTTCCTCGTCGGCGCCGAGTTCGAGACCTACCTGCAGGAGCAGACCGA
- the groL gene encoding chaperonin GroEL (60 kDa chaperone family; promotes refolding of misfolded polypeptides especially under stressful conditions; forms two stacked rings of heptamers to form a barrel-shaped 14mer; ends can be capped by GroES; misfolded proteins enter the barrel where they are refolded when GroES binds): MAKELEFNDSARDALQRGVDQLANAVKVTLGPKGRNVVIDKQWGAPTITNDGVTIAREVELEDPYENLGAQLAKEVATKTNDVAGDGTTTATVLAQAMVKEGLRNVAAGAAPSGLKRGIDQAVAAVSDRLLQTAREVEGKEEIAQVASLSAQDEQIGGTIAEAFDKVGKDGVITVEESSTAETVLDFTEGMQFDKGYISGYFVTDTERMEAVLEDAYVLLVQGKVSTVQDLLPLLEKVVQAGKPLLIISEDVEGEALSTLVVNKIRGTFNVAAVKAPGFGDRRKAMLQDMAILTGGQVVAEEVGLKLDQVGLEVLGQARRIAITKDTTTIIDGQGDSAAVEGRVAELKAEIERTDSDWDREKLQERLAKLAGGVCVIKVGAHTEVELKEKKHRIEDAISATRAAIDEGIVAGGGSSLVHAVSAIDDLDLADDEATGAAIVRKAAVEPLRWIADNAGLQGYVAVSKVQELSPGQGLNAATGEYGDLVAAGVIDPVKVTRSALVNAASIASMVLTTDTLVVEKPEADEDEGGHGHSH; the protein is encoded by the coding sequence ATGGCCAAGGAACTGGAGTTCAACGACTCCGCCCGTGACGCCCTCCAGCGCGGCGTCGACCAGCTCGCCAACGCCGTCAAGGTGACCCTCGGCCCCAAGGGCCGCAACGTCGTCATCGACAAGCAGTGGGGCGCCCCGACGATCACCAACGACGGCGTGACCATCGCCCGCGAGGTGGAGCTCGAGGACCCCTACGAGAACCTCGGCGCCCAGCTGGCGAAGGAGGTCGCCACCAAGACCAACGACGTCGCCGGTGACGGCACCACCACCGCCACCGTGCTCGCCCAGGCCATGGTCAAGGAGGGCCTGCGCAACGTCGCCGCCGGCGCCGCCCCGTCCGGCCTCAAGCGCGGCATCGACCAGGCCGTCGCCGCGGTCTCCGACCGGCTGCTGCAGACCGCCCGCGAGGTCGAGGGCAAGGAGGAGATCGCCCAGGTCGCCTCCCTCTCCGCGCAGGACGAGCAGATCGGCGGCACCATCGCCGAGGCCTTCGACAAGGTCGGCAAGGACGGTGTCATCACCGTCGAGGAGTCCTCGACCGCCGAGACCGTCCTCGACTTCACCGAGGGCATGCAGTTCGACAAGGGCTACATCTCGGGCTACTTCGTCACCGACACCGAGCGCATGGAGGCCGTCCTCGAGGACGCCTACGTGCTGCTCGTGCAGGGCAAGGTCTCCACCGTGCAGGACCTGCTGCCGCTGCTGGAGAAGGTCGTCCAGGCCGGCAAGCCGCTGCTGATCATCTCCGAGGACGTCGAGGGCGAGGCCCTGAGCACCCTCGTGGTCAACAAGATCCGCGGCACCTTCAACGTCGCCGCGGTCAAGGCCCCCGGCTTCGGCGACCGCCGCAAGGCGATGCTGCAGGACATGGCCATCCTCACCGGCGGCCAGGTCGTCGCCGAGGAGGTCGGCCTCAAGCTCGACCAGGTCGGGCTCGAGGTGCTCGGCCAGGCCCGGCGCATCGCCATCACCAAGGACACCACGACGATCATCGACGGCCAGGGCGACAGCGCCGCCGTCGAGGGCCGGGTGGCCGAGCTGAAGGCGGAGATCGAGCGGACCGACTCCGACTGGGACCGGGAGAAGCTGCAGGAGCGGCTGGCCAAGCTCGCCGGCGGCGTCTGCGTCATCAAGGTCGGCGCGCACACCGAGGTCGAGCTCAAGGAGAAGAAGCACCGCATCGAGGACGCCATCTCGGCGACCCGCGCGGCCATCGACGAGGGCATCGTCGCCGGCGGCGGCTCCTCGCTGGTGCACGCGGTCTCCGCGATCGACGACCTCGACCTCGCCGACGACGAGGCCACCGGTGCCGCGATCGTGCGCAAGGCCGCGGTCGAGCCGCTGCGCTGGATCGCCGACAACGCCGGCCTGCAGGGCTACGTCGCGGTCTCCAAGGTCCAGGAGCTCTCCCCGGGCCAGGGCCTGAACGCCGCCACCGGCGAGTACGGCGACCTGGTCGCCGCCGGTGTCATCGACCCGGTGAAGGTGACCCGCTCCGCGCTGGTCAACGCCGCGTCGATCGCCTCCATGGTGCTGACCACCGACACGCTCGTCGTGGAGAAGCCGGAGGCCGACGAGGACGAGGGCGGTCACGGCCACAGCCACTGA